From a region of the Gossypium raimondii isolate GPD5lz chromosome 10, ASM2569854v1, whole genome shotgun sequence genome:
- the LOC105778066 gene encoding aspartic proteinase nepenthesin-1: MALLYSLCCVSFSALVIVALYVSPVVSTSRRVLGDYGKLENGFRVTLKHVDSSKNLTKWERIQRGIKRGNHRLQRLNAMVLAASGDSAEVQAPIVAGNGEFLMDLSIGTPPNSYSAILDTGSDLIWTQCKPCTQCFDQSTPIFDPQKSSTFTKLSCSSDLCEALPQSTCSDGSCEYLYTYGDYSSTQGVMATEIFKFDSVSVPNIGFGCGEDNEGDGFSQGAGLVGLGRGPLSLVSQLKEPKFSYCLTAMDETQKSLLLMGSIASANESLGEMRTTPLIRNPSQPSFYYLSLQGITVGSTRLPIKESTFALEDNGSGGVIIDSGTTITYLEQAAFSVLKKAFILEMKLPVDTLSSTGLDLCFTLPSGSTQVEVPKLVFHFDGADLDLPAENYMIADSSSGVICLAMGGSSGMSIFGNVQQQNMLVVHDLEKETVSFIQTQCQNI, translated from the coding sequence ATGGCTTTACTCTATTCTTTATGTTGTGTCTCATTTTCGGCACTGGTGATAGTCGCATTGTACGTCTCGCCGGTGGTTTCGACGTCAAGGCGAGTGTTAGGAGATTACGGTAAACTCGAAAACGGGTTCAGGGTCACGCTCAAGCATGTTGATTCAAGCAAGAATTTAACCAAATGGGAGCGGATCCAACGTGGGATAAAGCGTGGGAATCACAGGCTGCAGAGGTTGAACGCCATGGTTTTAGCAGCCAGCGGTGATTCGGCTGAGGTTCAAGCGCCTATCGTTGCTGGGAACGGCGAGTTTCTAATGGACTTATCGATCGGGACTCCACCGAATAGTTACTCTGCGATCTTGGACACCGGGAGTGATTTAATATGGACTCAATGCAAGCCTTGTACCCAATGTTTCGATCAATCTACCCCGATTTTCGACCCGCAAAAATCTTCGACGTTCACCAAGTTGTCATGCTCGAGCGACCTATGTGAAGCACTTCCGCAATCAACATGCAGCGATGGATCATGTGAGTATCTCTACACATACGGCGATTACTCCTCGACGCAAGGGGTCATGGCAACcgaaatattcaaatttgacaGTGTTTCGGTTCCGAATATTGGATTCGGGTGCGGAGAAGACAATGAGGGGGACGGATTTTCTCAAGGCGCAGGCCTCGTAGGGCTGGGGCGTGGACCCTTATCATTAGTTTCACAACTAAAAGAACCCAAGTTTTCATATTGCTTAACCGCCATGGATGAGACCCAGAAAAGCCTACTTTTGATGGGGTCAATAGCAAGTGCAAATGAATCATTAGGTGAAATGAGGACCACTCCATTGATACGTAACCCATCCCAACCATCTTTTTACTATCTTTCACTCCAAGGAATCACTGTGGGAAGCACTCGCTTGCCTATCAAGGAATCAACTTTTGCACTAGAAGACAATGGCAGCGGCGGTGTAATCATCGACTCCGGCACCACTATCACGTATCTCGAACAAGCTGCTTTCAGCGTGCTGAAAAAGGCATTCATCTTGGAAATGAAGCTTCCCGTCGACACTTTGAGTTCAACGGGGCTTGACCTTTGCTTCACCTTGCCATCAGGTTCAACCCAAGTTGAAGTACCTAAACTTGTATTCCATTTCGACGGAGCGGATTTGGATTTACCGGCAGAGAATTATATGATCGCGGACTCGAGCTCGGGGGTAATTTGTTTGGCGATGGGAGGCTCGAGTGGGATGTCAATCTTTGGCAACGTTCAACAGCAGAATATGTTGGTTGTTCACGATCTGGAGAAGGAAACTGTGTCCTTCATTCAAACACAATGCCAAAATATATGA